A section of the Pseudomonas fluorescens genome encodes:
- a CDS encoding TonB-dependent receptor plug domain-containing protein, with product MGSYKKHALCTAILSANLLTAVGFNPVIAAETATTDTPKLDTVIVTGTRAQERTASASLSPIDVISGESLRSTGSDELGAVLARLIPSINFPRPSLVDGAELVRPAQLRGLSPDQVLVLVNGKRRHTSAFVNLGGAVGRGSAPADLNAIPLSAVDHIEVLRDGASARYGSDAIAGVINVILKQTDHGGSVSSKFGQYKKGDGIQRNISGNTGLAVGENGFINLSAEGADNDYTNRAGHDYRPGSIGSTTYGQRVFRQGEPSTNEGKLWLNAGYAFNDAAEFYTFGGYSKRRGETAAFYRASNAPNNLPALNPNGYLPLIRGNLEDTSLVAGLRGQLAYDWHYDLSANYGKNQYELRTETINTSLGLATPRKFDNGTLSNEQKQLSLDLSREFDLSWLPYPVSVAFGGEYLHQGYEIEAGEPASYYQTGSSGLGGFRDADAGSTSRHNWAQYLDLETNFTEKLGVSAAVRHEDYSDFGSNVSGSLSARYDFTPQVALRGSISNGFRAPSLAQQNFAYTSSQLIGNTLQEAGTFPANSQVARLLGAEDLKAEKSRNYSLGLVLEPADNLTVTVDVYRIDIRDRISLSSNLALNAATRAYLQANGVGNIDYTTARYFTNATDTSTDGVDLVANYRYQLDNGIRWNSTVGYNYNHTKVTDVKANPAILDSLGANLVRVDRRERIGLLGDTTPQHKLSLGNDFTFGNWALHSNLVRYGEFTSYQADKVNDQTFKAAWVLDLSADYKLHNWTFTVGGDNVTDKYPEKLNAYASSGGNLAYSTFSPYGYSGAFYYGKVAYNW from the coding sequence ATGGGGAGCTACAAGAAGCACGCGCTGTGCACGGCGATTTTGTCAGCCAATTTGCTGACCGCCGTGGGATTCAATCCAGTGATTGCTGCTGAAACGGCGACAACCGACACGCCAAAACTCGACACCGTGATCGTTACCGGTACCCGTGCCCAGGAGCGTACGGCCAGCGCATCGCTGTCGCCCATCGATGTGATTTCCGGCGAAAGCCTGCGCAGTACCGGCTCCGACGAGTTGGGCGCGGTACTGGCACGGCTGATTCCTTCCATCAATTTCCCACGCCCCAGCCTGGTGGACGGCGCCGAACTGGTGCGTCCGGCGCAACTGCGCGGCCTGTCGCCGGATCAGGTGCTGGTGCTGGTCAATGGCAAGCGGCGCCACACCAGCGCTTTCGTCAACCTGGGCGGGGCGGTCGGCCGCGGTTCGGCCCCGGCGGATTTGAATGCCATCCCGCTGTCGGCGGTCGACCATATCGAAGTGCTGCGCGATGGCGCGTCGGCCCGATACGGGTCCGATGCGATTGCCGGGGTGATCAACGTGATCCTCAAGCAGACCGACCACGGCGGCTCGGTTTCCAGCAAGTTCGGCCAGTACAAGAAAGGTGACGGGATCCAGCGCAACATCAGCGGCAATACCGGCCTGGCCGTGGGTGAGAATGGGTTTATCAACCTTTCCGCCGAAGGTGCCGACAATGACTACACCAATCGCGCCGGCCACGATTACCGCCCAGGCAGCATCGGCTCCACGACATACGGCCAGCGCGTGTTCCGCCAGGGCGAACCCTCGACCAACGAAGGCAAGCTGTGGCTAAACGCCGGCTATGCCTTCAACGATGCCGCCGAGTTCTACACCTTTGGCGGCTACAGCAAGCGGCGCGGCGAGACGGCGGCGTTCTACCGGGCGAGCAATGCGCCCAACAACCTCCCGGCGCTCAACCCCAATGGTTACCTGCCGCTGATCCGTGGCAATCTCGAAGACACCTCGCTGGTGGCCGGCCTGCGTGGGCAACTGGCGTATGACTGGCACTACGACCTGTCGGCCAACTACGGCAAGAACCAGTACGAACTGCGCACCGAAACCATCAACACCTCCCTGGGCCTGGCGACGCCGCGCAAGTTCGACAACGGCACCCTGAGCAACGAGCAGAAGCAGCTCAGCCTGGACCTGTCCCGTGAATTTGACCTGAGCTGGCTGCCGTACCCGGTATCGGTGGCATTCGGCGGCGAATACCTGCACCAGGGCTATGAAATTGAAGCCGGCGAGCCGGCGTCCTACTACCAGACCGGCAGTTCAGGCCTCGGCGGTTTCCGCGATGCCGATGCCGGGAGCACTTCGCGCCACAACTGGGCGCAGTACCTGGACCTGGAAACCAACTTCACCGAAAAGCTCGGCGTTTCGGCAGCGGTGCGTCATGAGGACTACAGCGATTTTGGCTCCAACGTCAGTGGCTCGCTGTCGGCGCGCTATGACTTCACCCCGCAGGTGGCCCTGCGCGGCAGCATTTCCAATGGTTTTCGCGCGCCATCCCTGGCCCAGCAGAACTTTGCCTACACCTCGTCGCAGTTGATCGGCAATACCCTCCAGGAAGCCGGCACCTTCCCGGCCAACAGCCAGGTGGCGCGCTTGCTCGGTGCTGAGGATCTCAAGGCCGAGAAGTCACGCAACTACAGCCTGGGCCTGGTGCTGGAGCCTGCGGACAACCTGACGGTAACGGTCGACGTCTACCGTATCGATATCCGCGACCGTATCAGCCTGTCGTCCAACCTCGCCCTTAATGCAGCGACCCGTGCCTATCTGCAGGCCAACGGTGTCGGCAATATCGACTACACCACTGCCCGCTACTTCACCAATGCCACTGACACCAGCACCGACGGTGTCGACCTGGTGGCCAACTATCGCTATCAACTGGACAACGGCATCCGCTGGAACAGCACTGTGGGCTACAACTACAACCACACCAAGGTCACGGACGTGAAGGCCAACCCGGCCATTCTCGATAGCCTGGGCGCCAACCTGGTGCGGGTCGACCGGCGCGAGCGCATCGGGTTGCTGGGCGACACGACGCCCCAGCACAAGCTGAGCCTGGGTAACGATTTCACCTTCGGTAACTGGGCGCTGCACAGCAACCTGGTGCGCTATGGCGAATTCACCAGCTACCAGGCAGACAAGGTCAACGACCAGACCTTCAAGGCCGCCTGGGTGCTGGACCTGTCAGCTGACTATAAATTGCACAACTGGACCTTCACCGTGGGCGGCGACAACGTCACCGACAAGTACCCGGAAAAGCTCAATGCCTACGCCAGCAGTGGCGGCAACCTGGCCTATAGCACTTTTTCGCCTTACGGTTACAGCGGCGCGTTCTATTACGGTAAAGTCGCCTATAACTGGTAG
- a CDS encoding NADPH:quinone oxidoreductase family protein has product MKAVLCKAFGPAETLVLEEVASPAIKKNEVLLEVHAAGVNFPDTLIIEGKYQFKPPFPFSPGGEAAGVVSEVGEKVSHLKAGDRVMALTGWGSFAEQVAVPGYNVLPIPPSMDFNTAAAFSMTYGTSMHALKQRGHLAAGETLLVLGASGGVGLAAVEIGKAMGARVIAAASSADKLAVAKAAGADELINYSESNLKDEIKRLTDGNGADVIYDPVGGDLFDQAIRAIAWNGRLLVVGFASGRIPELPVNLALLKGAAVVGVFWGSFAQRQPQDNAANFQQLFSWYAEGKLKPLVSQVYPLDNAAQAINDLGQRKAVGKVVVQVR; this is encoded by the coding sequence TGCATGCCGCCGGAGTGAATTTCCCGGATACGTTGATCATCGAGGGCAAGTACCAGTTCAAGCCCCCCTTCCCGTTCTCGCCGGGTGGCGAAGCGGCAGGCGTGGTCAGCGAAGTCGGGGAAAAGGTCAGCCACCTCAAGGCCGGCGATCGGGTCATGGCGCTGACCGGCTGGGGCAGCTTTGCCGAGCAGGTCGCGGTACCGGGCTATAACGTGTTGCCGATCCCGCCGAGCATGGATTTCAACACCGCCGCCGCCTTCAGCATGACCTACGGCACCTCGATGCACGCCCTCAAGCAACGGGGCCACCTGGCCGCTGGTGAAACCCTGCTGGTGCTGGGTGCGTCCGGTGGCGTTGGCCTTGCCGCCGTGGAAATCGGCAAGGCCATGGGTGCCCGGGTGATCGCTGCCGCCAGCAGCGCCGACAAGCTGGCCGTGGCCAAGGCCGCAGGTGCCGATGAGCTGATCAACTACAGCGAAAGCAACCTCAAGGATGAAATCAAGCGCCTGACCGATGGCAACGGTGCCGACGTGATCTACGACCCGGTGGGCGGCGATCTGTTTGACCAGGCGATCCGCGCCATTGCCTGGAACGGTCGCCTGCTGGTGGTGGGGTTTGCCAGTGGGCGCATCCCCGAGTTGCCGGTGAACCTGGCATTGCTCAAAGGCGCGGCGGTGGTGGGCGTGTTCTGGGGCTCGTTTGCTCAACGCCAGCCGCAGGATAATGCGGCGAATTTCCAGCAATTGTTCAGTTGGTATGCCGAGGGGAAGCTCAAGCCACTGGTGTCGCAGGTGTACCCGCTGGATAACGCCGCCCAGGCGATCAACGACCTGGGGCAGCGCAAGGCCGTGGGCAAGGTGGTCGTGCAGGTCCGGTAA
- the ubiD gene encoding 4-hydroxy-3-polyprenylbenzoate decarboxylase yields the protein MKFKDLRDFVQQLEQRGELKRIQVPVSPVLEMTEICDRTLRNKGPALLFENPTGFDIPVLGNLFGTPDRVAFGMGAESVSELREIGKLLAFLKEPEPPKGLKDAWSKLPIFRKIIAMAPKVVKDAVCQEVVIEGDDVDLAMLPVQTCWPGDVGPLITWGLTVTKGPNKDRQNLGIYRQQVIGRNKVIMRWLSHRGGALDFREWCEKHPGQPFPVSVALGADPATILGAVTPVPDSLSEYAFAGLLRGNRTELVKCRGNDLQVPATAEIILEGVIHPGEMADEGPYGDHTGYYNEVDSFPVFTVERITHRIKPIYHSTYTGRPPDEPAILGVALNEVFVPILQKQFPEITDFYLPPEGCSYRMAIVTMKKSYPGHAKRVMLGVWSFLRQFMYTKFVIVTDDDINARDWNDVIWAITTRMDPKRDTVMIDNTPIDYLDFASPVSGLGSKMGLDATHKWPGETTREWGRVIVKDEAVTARVDAMWKELGID from the coding sequence ATGAAATTCAAGGATCTTCGGGATTTCGTGCAGCAACTTGAGCAGCGCGGAGAGTTGAAACGTATTCAGGTGCCGGTTTCCCCGGTTCTGGAAATGACTGAGATTTGCGACCGCACCTTACGTAACAAGGGCCCGGCGCTGCTGTTCGAAAACCCCACAGGCTTTGATATCCCGGTGCTCGGCAACCTGTTCGGCACGCCCGATCGGGTGGCGTTCGGCATGGGCGCCGAGTCGGTCAGCGAACTGCGCGAGATCGGCAAGCTGCTGGCCTTCCTCAAGGAGCCCGAGCCGCCCAAGGGCCTGAAGGATGCCTGGTCGAAGCTGCCGATCTTCCGCAAGATCATTGCCATGGCGCCCAAGGTGGTCAAGGACGCGGTATGCCAGGAAGTGGTCATCGAAGGCGATGATGTCGACCTGGCGATGCTCCCGGTGCAGACCTGCTGGCCCGGCGACGTCGGCCCGCTGATCACTTGGGGCCTGACCGTCACCAAGGGCCCGAACAAGGATCGCCAGAACCTTGGCATCTACCGTCAGCAAGTGATCGGCCGCAACAAGGTGATCATGCGCTGGTTGAGCCACCGTGGTGGCGCGCTGGACTTCCGTGAGTGGTGCGAGAAGCATCCGGGCCAGCCGTTCCCGGTCTCTGTAGCCCTGGGCGCCGACCCGGCCACCATCCTCGGTGCCGTGACGCCGGTGCCTGACAGCCTGTCCGAATACGCCTTTGCCGGCCTGCTGCGCGGCAATCGCACGGAGCTGGTGAAGTGCCGTGGCAATGACCTGCAAGTACCGGCCACCGCCGAAATCATCCTCGAGGGCGTGATTCACCCGGGCGAGATGGCCGATGAAGGCCCTTATGGCGACCACACCGGCTACTACAACGAAGTCGACAGCTTCCCGGTGTTCACCGTCGAGCGCATCACCCACCGGATCAAGCCGATCTACCACAGCACCTACACCGGCCGGCCGCCCGATGAGCCGGCGATCCTTGGCGTGGCGTTGAATGAGGTGTTCGTACCGATCCTGCAGAAGCAGTTCCCGGAAATCACCGACTTCTACCTGCCGCCGGAAGGCTGCTCGTACCGCATGGCCATCGTGACCATGAAAAAGTCGTACCCGGGCCATGCCAAGCGCGTCATGCTCGGTGTGTGGTCGTTTTTGCGACAGTTCATGTACACCAAGTTCGTTATCGTCACTGACGACGACATTAATGCCAGAGACTGGAACGATGTGATCTGGGCCATCACCACGCGCATGGACCCCAAGCGCGACACAGTGATGATTGATAACACGCCGATTGACTACCTTGACTTCGCTTCGCCGGTGTCGGGCCTGGGATCGAAGATGGGCCTGGATGCCACCCATAAATGGCCGGGTGAAACCACCCGTGAATGGGGCCGGGTGATCGTCAAGGATGAAGCCGTGACGGCGCGTGTCGATGCGATGTGGAAAGAACTGGGAATAGATTGA
- a CDS encoding gamma-glutamylcyclotransferase, giving the protein MTVIESEPLQLAYPPRLDLGPQLTHEQLMSSMQATMDLHKGGPVWLFAYGSLIWRPECSATQRLRARVHGYHRGLYLWSHEHRGTPELPGLVFGLDRGGSCSGFAYRLPEEQLEASLYALWQREMPYPSYRPHWLSCRLEDGSQVQALGFVLERHLPSYAGNLPDSVLNQVFESACGRYGTTRDYVEQTVNALRSHAMPDKNLEARLKRCARGCDGD; this is encoded by the coding sequence ATGACCGTTATTGAATCCGAACCTCTGCAATTGGCTTACCCGCCGCGGCTCGATCTGGGGCCGCAACTCACTCACGAACAATTGATGAGCTCGATGCAGGCCACCATGGACCTGCATAAGGGTGGGCCGGTCTGGCTGTTTGCGTATGGCTCGCTGATCTGGCGTCCCGAGTGTTCGGCAACCCAGCGTCTGCGCGCACGGGTCCACGGTTATCACCGGGGCCTGTACCTGTGGTCCCATGAGCACCGGGGCACGCCGGAATTGCCGGGGCTGGTGTTCGGTCTGGATCGCGGCGGCTCGTGCAGTGGCTTTGCCTACCGCCTGCCGGAGGAGCAACTGGAAGCCTCGCTTTATGCCTTGTGGCAGCGTGAGATGCCTTACCCGTCGTATCGACCACACTGGCTCAGTTGCCGGCTGGAAGACGGCAGCCAGGTGCAGGCATTGGGGTTTGTGTTGGAGCGGCACCTGCCCAGCTATGCCGGCAACTTGCCCGACAGCGTGCTGAACCAGGTATTTGAAAGCGCTTGCGGGCGCTACGGCACTACTCGCGATTATGTCGAGCAGACCGTCAACGCCCTGCGTAGCCACGCCATGCCAGACAAGAATCTGGAGGCGCGGCTCAAGCGATGTGCCAGAGGCTGCGACGGCGATTAA
- a CDS encoding CDP-6-deoxy-delta-3,4-glucoseen reductase — protein sequence MRVTLQPSGAVLDLQPGERILEGARRLGYECPQACRNGVCHVCAALLVEGRVQQAGEVRDHGEFYTCIAEPLEDCIVLWDGVLAPGELPVRKLACQLSECVDLGGDVWRVRLRAPAGKAARYHAGQYLMIERENGEKSAFSLASAPHAGRELELHVLVREDSARSLIEQLQRNQMARVELPFGDTHLAELPDGPLVLIAAGTGMAQMHSLIEHCRASGFRHPVHLYWGVRRPDDFYQVEHWEQWQQLPNLFLHKVVSDLCGWEGRCGLLHEAVCEDIADLKAVHVYASGSPAMIYGTLDALVNAGMDAHQMRADVFAYAPRS from the coding sequence ATGCGTGTAACCCTGCAACCTTCCGGTGCGGTCCTCGACTTGCAGCCCGGCGAGCGGATTCTTGAAGGTGCACGGCGCCTGGGCTACGAATGCCCGCAGGCGTGCCGCAATGGCGTGTGTCACGTGTGCGCTGCGCTGCTGGTCGAAGGCCGGGTGCAACAGGCCGGCGAAGTGCGTGACCATGGTGAGTTCTACACCTGCATCGCCGAACCGCTGGAAGATTGCATCGTGTTATGGGATGGCGTGTTGGCACCGGGAGAGTTGCCGGTACGCAAGCTTGCCTGCCAGTTGAGCGAATGCGTGGACCTGGGTGGCGATGTCTGGCGTGTGCGCCTGCGTGCGCCAGCCGGCAAGGCAGCTCGTTACCACGCGGGCCAGTACCTGATGATAGAGCGCGAAAACGGCGAGAAATCGGCGTTTTCCCTGGCTTCGGCGCCCCATGCCGGGCGCGAGCTGGAGTTGCATGTGCTGGTCCGTGAAGACAGCGCCCGCAGCCTGATCGAGCAGTTGCAGCGTAACCAGATGGCGCGGGTCGAGCTGCCGTTTGGCGATACCCACCTGGCCGAGTTGCCCGACGGGCCGCTGGTGCTGATCGCGGCCGGCACCGGCATGGCGCAGATGCACAGCCTGATCGAACACTGCCGGGCCAGCGGTTTCAGGCACCCGGTACATCTGTATTGGGGCGTGCGCCGTCCCGATGATTTCTACCAGGTCGAGCATTGGGAGCAATGGCAGCAATTGCCCAATCTGTTCCTGCACAAAGTGGTCAGCGACCTGTGCGGTTGGGAAGGGCGTTGTGGCTTGTTGCATGAGGCGGTGTGCGAAGACATTGCCGACCTCAAGGCCGTGCATGTCTATGCCAGCGGTTCGCCGGCGATGATCTATGGCACGCTGGATGCGTTGGTCAATGCCGGTATGGATGCACACCAGATGCGCGCCGACGTATTTGCCTACGCCCCGCGCTCCTGA
- the glpT gene encoding glycerol-3-phosphate transporter — translation MFAFFRPAPHQAPLPEEKIDSTYRRLRWQIFAGIFFGYAGYYLLRKNFSLAMPYLIDEGYTRGQLGLAMSAIAIAYGLSKFLMGLVSDRSNPRYFLPFGLLVSAGVMFIFGFAPWATSSVTMMFILLFINGWAQGMGWPPSGRTMVHWWSQKERGGVVSVWNVAHNVGGGLIGPLFLLGMAWFNDWHAAFYVPATVALAVAVFAFITMRDTPQSVGLPPIEKYKNDYPEGYDASHEDEFSAKEIFVKYVLRNKMLWYIAFANVFVYLLRYGVLDWAPTYLKEAKHFTVDKSSWAYFFYEWAGIPGTLLCGWMSDKIFRGNRGLTGIVFMALVTVATLVYWLNPPGNPMVDMIALFSIGFLIYGPVMLIGLQALELAPKKAAGTAAGFTGLFGYLGGSVAASAAMGYTVDHFGWDGGFVLLIGACLLAIAFLIPTLWHTNSVSSAR, via the coding sequence ATGTTTGCTTTCTTTCGTCCTGCCCCCCATCAGGCACCCCTGCCTGAAGAAAAGATCGACAGTACCTACCGACGACTGCGCTGGCAGATCTTCGCCGGTATCTTCTTTGGCTACGCGGGTTACTACCTGCTGCGCAAAAACTTCTCCCTGGCCATGCCCTACCTGATCGACGAGGGTTACACCCGTGGTCAACTGGGCCTGGCCATGTCGGCCATTGCCATTGCCTACGGCCTGTCCAAGTTCCTCATGGGCCTGGTGTCCGACCGCTCCAACCCGCGCTACTTCCTGCCCTTCGGCTTGCTGGTATCGGCCGGGGTGATGTTCATTTTCGGTTTCGCGCCCTGGGCAACCTCCAGCGTGACCATGATGTTCATTTTGCTGTTCATCAACGGTTGGGCCCAAGGCATGGGCTGGCCACCGAGCGGGCGGACCATGGTGCACTGGTGGTCGCAGAAGGAGCGCGGTGGCGTGGTGTCGGTATGGAACGTGGCGCATAACGTCGGCGGCGGCCTGATCGGCCCGCTGTTCCTGCTGGGCATGGCCTGGTTCAACGACTGGCACGCCGCGTTCTATGTCCCGGCCACTGTGGCCTTGGCTGTGGCGGTCTTTGCCTTCATCACCATGCGCGACACCCCACAGTCGGTGGGCCTGCCGCCGATCGAGAAGTACAAGAACGACTACCCGGAAGGCTACGACGCCAGTCACGAAGACGAATTCAGCGCCAAGGAAATCTTCGTCAAGTACGTGCTGCGCAACAAAATGCTCTGGTACATCGCCTTCGCCAACGTGTTCGTGTACCTGCTGCGCTATGGCGTGCTGGACTGGGCACCGACCTACCTCAAGGAAGCCAAGCACTTCACCGTCGACAAGTCGTCCTGGGCGTACTTCTTCTACGAGTGGGCGGGGATTCCGGGCACGCTACTGTGCGGCTGGATGTCGGACAAGATCTTCCGTGGCAACCGTGGCCTGACCGGCATTGTGTTCATGGCGTTGGTGACCGTGGCAACCCTGGTGTACTGGCTCAACCCGCCAGGCAACCCGATGGTCGACATGATCGCGCTGTTCTCCATTGGCTTTTTGATCTACGGCCCGGTGATGCTGATCGGCCTGCAGGCGCTGGAACTGGCGCCGAAGAAAGCCGCAGGTACGGCCGCAGGCTTTACCGGCCTGTTCGGATACCTCGGCGGTTCAGTGGCCGCCAGTGCGGCCATGGGCTACACCGTGGACCACTTCGGCTGGGACGGTGGCTTTGTGCTGCTGATCGGCGCGTGCCTGCTGGCCATCGCGTTCCTGATCCCCACCCTGTGGCATACCAATAGCGTCAGCTCGGCGCGTTAA